The sequence below is a genomic window from Sorangiineae bacterium MSr12523.
TCGAGCACTTCGACGTGCTCGATCAACGCGGCAACCGCAACACCTCGGGCACCAGCGTCAGCACGCTCTATGCGCCGCGCAATGACATCACCGTGGGCGCGTATGTCGATGCCACCTGGCGCATGGCCCCGCGGGTCGAGCTCGTGACCGGCCTTCGCGCGGACCTTTTCACCTCGCAGCGCATCGATCGCACCCCGGCATTGTACGAGCCGGCCGCGCGCGAGTTGGGCGTCGACCCGAGGCTCGCCCTGCGCGTGACCCTCTCGCCCAAGGTCACCTGGGTGTCGACCTTCGGCATCGCGCACCAGGCCCCGAGCCTCGTGGTTCCCATTCCGGGTGCCGGCCTCGCGAAGCTCGGGGACGGCTTGCAAACCTCGGTGCAGACCAGCCAAGGCTTCGAGCTTGCGCTGCCTTGGGACTTCACCGCCACGGGCAGCGTCTTCTTGAACAACTTTCTCGACATGACCGATGCGACGGCCACCTGCATCCGCGGGAGCGATCTCAACGAAGACTCGATCGATCCTTCGTCGCCGCGCTCCTGCGTGGGCCGGCGCGTGCGCGGCCGCTCGTACGGGTTCGAAATCCTCGTGAAGCGCTCGCTCACCAAGCGCATCACCGGCTGGCTCTCGTACACCCTTTCGCGCACCACACGCGATACGGATCCCAACTCGTCGGCCTCGCGCGGGCGGCCGCTCTTTCCTTCGTCGCCGGCGACGATCCTCGGTGAATTCGACCGCACGCACGTGCTCAACGTGATGGGCGCCTACGATCTCGGAAAGGGTTGGCGCTTCGGCGGCCGCTTCTATTTCTATTCCGGTAAGCCGTATTCGCAACAGTATTACGGTTTCGCGGTTCCCCCGTTCAACAACGAGAGGCTCCCGTCGTACTACCGCTTCGACGTGCGGCTCGAGAAAACGTGGCCCATGGGCAAGTCGGGCCGTATCTCGTTCGTCTTGGAAGGCCTCAACGTGACCCTCAACAAGGAGACCGTGGGCCTCGACTGCACCACCTCGCTCGGGACTCCGCCGCCGCGCCCCGGCATGTCCTTGGAGCGGATTCCTACGGCGTGGTTGGACAAGTGCCAACGCCAGGAGGTCGGCCCCGTGGCGGTGCCGAGCATCGGCATCGAGGGGGCGTTCTGACGTCGCGTCAATATGCGACTAGTTCGCCTGGAGAATTTCGTCGGCCAACCCCGGGTGCACGCCGGAGACCGTGCGCGCCAAAAGCAAGGTGCCAACCATTTCGGAGAGCATGCGCATCACATGACGACGGTCGAGCACGGCGCCTTCGCACGAGCCCGTAACTTTCGCGAGCTGCGCGGCGGCAATGGATAAAAGCGCCTCGATTCGCTCGGCGTGGCTCGCGTCATGGAGAGGCGAGGTCGAATCGAAGGCGTCCGTTGGATCTCCACCGTCCGATAGGACAAGATCCGCGAGCACCGTAATGGCTTCCTCCAACGCGGAGCAGGCCTCGGCGGCCAGCATTTCGGATTGTCGTGTGCTCATTGCCGCTTAGTGAGGCAGAATACGGAACAAACATTACGTTGGTGATTCGCGTTTCAAAACGCCGACCCCCGAGGGCGAGGTAATCGGTGACAATTCGTAAAAAGCCCGTCATTTCTCCGCGTCGGGAGCCTCGCCAGGCTCGATCCGAGCAGATGGTGGCGGACATTCTCGAAGCAGCCATTCGCGTTTTGCAGTCGGACGGAGTCGAAAGATTCACCATGGTCCGCCTTGCCGAAGTGGCAGGGGTGAGCGTGGGATCGCTCTATCAATACTTCCCCAATCGGGAGTCGCTCTTCTTCCGACTTCAGCAGGCTTCGTGGGGCGAAACGGTGGATCGCGTCCAGGAGATCCTCGTCGATCCGAACGCGACACTCGAGCAGAAGGTGGCGGCTTCTGTTTCCGCAGTGTTTCGCGCCAACGAAGCCGAGGGTGATCTGCGCAAGGCCATGAGCGAGGCCGGCGCCCCCTTCCGTGATTCGCCGGAGGCCATCGCCGAGCGCGAGCGCGGCCAACAGCGCGCCATCGCATTCTTCCGTTATGCCTTACCGGAGGCGAGTGAATCGGACATCGTCTTCATCGCGGACTTCATCAGCACCACGACGGAAGCCCTCGCGGAGAGGGTCTCCGATCGAAGGCTCGCACGCCACGAGACCGAGCGCTGGGCGAAGGCAGCTGCCGAAATGTTTTCGCTCTACATCAAAGCGCGGGCTTGTTCGCGGACAGACGGGTGATCTGGATGCCGTGTGCGGCGCCAAGCCGCTCGAGCAGCTCCCCGAGCTCCGCGGGGGCGGCCACCTCGGGCAGGCGCTCGTAGTGGTTGTCCCAGAGCTCGAGCATCACGTGCTTCTCGTCCAAAATGAGGCGGCTGATCTGCGCCCAGCTCCACTGGCGGACGCGCGGGATGCCCATGGCCATGAGGTAGCGCGCCTCGAGCCCATCGCGCCGAACGACGACGCCGCGCATGTGGGCGCGGATGACCGTGCCCACGGCGCTCGCCACGAGGATGAGTGCAAACGCGATGGAGCTGAGCGGCCGCGTTTTGTCCCCCTCGACGAGCCACACGTACAGGCGCGAATTGGAGGGCGACGCGTAGGCGACGAACACCATCGCGAGCGCCACCAGGGCGATGCCCAGGTAGATGAACGATGGAATGCGCATGCGCAGCGGAGGCCCGAATGTAAGCCGGTCCGTCGGGCTGAGGCTGTACGACATCTCGAAGCGCGCAACGGTCCCGCGCACCTCCGTGATGCTGTCTCTGTCGTCGCCTGGTTCAGCAGAGGGTAGGCTTTGGTGTTCGCTGTCGGGATGCGACGGGGAGGTCACAGAGAGCACTCCGAAAGAGACACGATAGCACCGGATCTCCTTGGGGGCTTCAGCGATCCCCCGGTCCCGCCCCAGGACCCGATTGCGGGGCCGCTCCCGACTGCGGTCCCGTTCCACCTTGGTTTCGCGCATGGCGGATGGTGGCGATCTCGCTCTTCGACGGATTGATGACCATCAGGCCGTGATCGGCATCGATGAGGGCGATGTCGCCATCGGACGACCAGCGGAAGAGTCCCTGCACATCGACGATGGCGGGGACGCCGAGCAGCTCGAGCAGGATGCGGGTGCGCGGGCTGGTGGCGCGCTCGCTCAAGGCGATGCCGCACGGCTGCGCCCTGGCGGAGATGAGCAGATCGAACACGCTGAGGCCGTCTCCGACGAGCACCGCCTTGGACGGAAGCTCGGCGCGCTTGTCCGACGCCGCCAGCATGCTCAAGGCGTCGCACAGATCCTCGACGTCGCGTGCGCGCTCCTCGAGGAAGGGATCGCGCGTGATGGTGGCCGCGGTGCGCGTGGCCTCGCGGGCGACGCGGCCGAGTGCCGCGGGAATGCCCACGCCGGACTCGGTGATCTCGAGCGCGAGCTCGCGGAAACGCATGTCGCCGAGGATCTCGACGTAGGTCGAGAGGAACGCGCCTTCCTTGCCCACGGAGATGCCCTTCGCGCGTTCGTTCAGCGCCAAAATGGCCTTCTCGGCGACGTCGAACGCCACTTTGAGCAGACGCACGTCCTGCTCGATGGTCGTGGTGCGCTCGTTCAAGTGATGGGCGCTCAACCGCTGCGTCGGCCGGCGCGGAGCGGTGATGGCCCCGAGCGCCTTTCCCGGCACCAGCGGGCGCCCGGGCAAGGTGACCTTGCGCGTGCCCCCACCCGCGCGCCGCGTCACCGTGCTGCGTTCGCGCTGCGAGTCGATCAGCTCCGCGTGGCGGATCCCCGCAGAAATGAGCGCGCCGAGCACGCTGAGCAACTCGACGTCGGGATCGGAGAAGGGGATCGCTTCGCGCTGCACCGCGATGGCGCCCACCGGCCCTTGCTTGCCCAGGATGGGCACCGCCAGAAAGACGGGGAAGCGCTCCTCCTCGAGGCCGGGGAAATGCTTGTACGATGCATGCGTCTCGGCGTGGGTGGAGATGATCGGGCGCAGGTACTCGACGGCCTGGCCGGTGATGCCCTCGCCGACATTGAGCCGGATCTGCCCCAGCGCGGTGCGCGAGAAGCCGACGTTGCCGCGCATGACGAGCTTGTTTTCGCCCTCGACGAGGTAGAGCGAGCAGACGTCGCAGCCGAGGATCTGCACGATGCGGCGCGGGGCTTCGTCGAGCAACGTCACCAGCGGCATGGGCCGGGCGGTGAACGCGACGAAGTCGAGCACGCCATCGAGACGTTTGTTGCCGCGCTCGTAGACCTTGGGGGTGATGGGGAGGTCGACAGGCGTGCGCGGCGGCGGAGGCGTGGAGGCGGACATGGCGGAAAGCTCTGGTTTCAGTGTAGCCTGAGAACCCTCATGGCCAACGACTTCCCTTCCGATGCATGGACCCGCGCTTACAAGGACGCGATCAATTCCAACCCGAACTACAAGATCCACGGCAAGGATTGGACGCATGGCGTCGTGGCGATGGTCGTGACCGCGGAACCTTCGCTCGGCATCCCGGAGGACATCGGCATGTGGCTCGACGTGCACGGGGGCGAGTGTCGCGATTGCCGCCTCGTTTCGCGCGAGGAGGCTGAAAAGGCGTCGTTCGTCATCGTTGCGCCCTATGCCCGGTGGAAAGAAGTCATCAAGGGCGAGATCGACCCCATCAAGGCGATGATGCAGTTCAAACTGAAGCTGACGAAGGGGCACATGCCGACCATCGTCAAGTACGTTCACTCCTCCCGTGAGCTCGTGAACTCGACCGCCAAGGTACCGACGAAGTTCCGCGACGAGGCTTGACCTTTTTACGGACCAGGCCCGAAAATGCGCCCCATGACCGTACAGACGCCCCTGGTCCTCGTTGCCGACGACGAGCCGTCGATGCTCGAGTTGGTTGCACGTCATCTCCGGACCATGAAAGACCCCTCCATCGAGGTCATCGAGGCCTCCGACGGTGAGCAAGCATGGTCCCTCGCCCAGGAGCACCTGCCCGATCTGGTGGTGCTCGATGTGATGATGCCCGGCATGAGCGGCTGGGAGGTCTGTCGCAAGATCCGCGAGGAAGTCGCGCTCGCGCACACCGGCGTGTTGATGCTCACCGGCATCGGTGAAAACTTGAACCAGCTCACGAGCCCGCTCTACGGGGCCGACGCGTACATCGACAAGCCGTTCGACTTCGGTGAACTCGACGACAAGGTGCGCATCGCCCTCGAAGCGCGCGAAGCTCAGCGTGAAGGCATCTCGCGCCCGCCGCTCAACGGCGTCGCCGGTGCCGCCCGCCCCGCCCGCATCGCCAAGGCCGCCGCCAAGAAGAAGACAGCCCCGAAGGCGAAAAAGAAGGCCGCCAAAAAGCCCGCACCGAAGAAGGTGACGCCGAAGAAGGTGGTCGCGCAGAAAGCCGCGCCGAAGAAGGCGGCTCCGAAAAAGGCGGCGGTGAAGAAGGCCGCGCCGAAGAAGAAGGCGACGGCCCCCAAGAAGATCGCCGCAAAAGCCGCGAAAGCCGTGAAGAACGGTGCGGCCAAGAAGAACGGCGCCTCGCATCGCAAGGCTCCCCCCAAGCCTTCCAAAGCTCCCAAGGTCGTTGCGCCCCCCAAAGCGGGCGCGGGGGCAAAGGCGTCAGGCAAGAAGGCTCCGGCTCGGGGCAAAGCTCGCGCGACGCGTTAACGCCCAGCTTGCGACCTCGGCCACGGCCTCGTCGAGGGGCGTGGGGCCGTAGCCGAAGGTCTCGCGGAAGCGGGAGTCGTCCACCGTGAAGGGGACCTCCCACTGGTACATCATCTCGACGACCTCGCGCATGAAGGGGTTGAACACGCCCATTGCGCGCACGAGCCACTTGGGCACCCGCGTCACCTGGATGCCATCGAGATGGAGCGCGCGTCCGAGGCGCTGGACGAGTGCCCGCGTGCTCTCGGCGGCGTGGGTGGGAAGGATCCAGATGCGGCCCATGGCCTCGTCGCGTTCGCCCAAGGTGGCGAGGGCGCGCGCGATGTCGGGCGCATACGTGTAGGCGTGGAGCATGTCGGGATCGCCCATGCACTCGGCGGCCCTGCCCGCGAAGACGCGCTCGAAAAAGCGGGGGTTCCAGAGCGAATAGGGGAGGTCCGACCCGAAGAAGTCGCTGGCGCGCCCGACGGCCACGGGCACGCGGCCCTGGCGGTGCGCCTCCATGCGAAGCTCGGCGAGGCGGACGCGAAGGGCGCCTTTCTTACTGCATGGCGCGATTACGGAGTCTTCGTGCATGGCGCCGACGGGGCGGCCGTACATGTAAAGACAATCGAGCGCCACGAGCTTCGCCCCCGCTTTCTCCGCGCCATGCAGCGCCCCGCGGGCAATGGGAAGAAGTAGCTCCGGCCACATGTGGTAGGGCGGGTTCATGCAGTCGTAAACCACGGCGGCATTCCGCGCGGCGCGCTCGGCAAAGCCGAGATCCGTGATGTCGCCCGACAGGTACTCGAGGTTCGGCCGCGTGGTGCGCGCCGGCCCTTTGCGCACGAGGCGCACGCGGTGGCCTTTGGCGAGGAGGACTTCGGCCAGGCGGGAACCAATTTGGCCGGCGCCGAGGATGACGTGAACGTCGTTGCTCATGCCTCGACGGTGGTTCTTGCGATGAAGCAAGACAACGCGCATCGTTGCAAACTATGGGCGCAAAAAAGCAAGACCGTGCGCAATGGCACGATCCGCGCTGGGAGGACGTTCGCATCTTTCTCTCGGCGTATCGCCATCGAAGCCTCGGGGCGGCGGCCACGCGCCTCGATCTCGATACGAGCACGGTGAGCCGGCGCCTTACGGCCCTCGAGGAGGCGTTGGGCGTGCGCCTTTTCGAGCGCACGCGCGAAGGGCTGGTGCCCGCGCGCGGGGCCGAAAGAGTGCTCTCCGCCGCCGAGGCCATGGAGGCGGCGCACGGCCGGCTCACCCGCGATGCGTCGGATCTCGAGGCCGAGGCGGAGGGGGTGGTGCGCCTCAGTGCTGCCCCGGGCATGGCCGACGCCTTCGTCGCGCCCGCGTTGGTGCGGCTGCGCGCGAAGCACCCGAAGATCGACATCGAGCTGGACGCTTCGGTGCGCCCGCTCGATCTCACGCGGCACGAGGCGGATCTCGCGCTGCGTTCCACGCGCCCGCACGGGGCGGAGCTCGTGGTTACGAAGATCTGCACCGCAGGGTGGGTCGCTGCTGCGGCGCCCGCGCTGGTGAAGCGTCTCGGTCGGCTCGCCTCGTGGAACGACGCGCCGTGGATCGCCTGGGATCGCG
It includes:
- a CDS encoding TetR family transcriptional regulator; the encoded protein is MTIRKKPVISPRREPRQARSEQMVADILEAAIRVLQSDGVERFTMVRLAEVAGVSVGSLYQYFPNRESLFFRLQQASWGETVDRVQEILVDPNATLEQKVAASVSAVFRANEAEGDLRKAMSEAGAPFRDSPEAIAERERGQQRAIAFFRYALPEASESDIVFIADFISTTTEALAERVSDRRLARHETERWAKAAAEMFSLYIKARACSRTDG
- a CDS encoding GAF domain-containing protein, with translation MSASTPPPPRTPVDLPITPKVYERGNKRLDGVLDFVAFTARPMPLVTLLDEAPRRIVQILGCDVCSLYLVEGENKLVMRGNVGFSRTALGQIRLNVGEGITGQAVEYLRPIISTHAETHASYKHFPGLEEERFPVFLAVPILGKQGPVGAIAVQREAIPFSDPDVELLSVLGALISAGIRHAELIDSQRERSTVTRRAGGGTRKVTLPGRPLVPGKALGAITAPRRPTQRLSAHHLNERTTTIEQDVRLLKVAFDVAEKAILALNERAKGISVGKEGAFLSTYVEILGDMRFRELALEITESGVGIPAALGRVAREATRTAATITRDPFLEERARDVEDLCDALSMLAASDKRAELPSKAVLVGDGLSVFDLLISARAQPCGIALSERATSPRTRILLELLGVPAIVDVQGLFRWSSDGDIALIDADHGLMVINPSKSEIATIRHARNQGGTGPQSGAAPQSGPGAGPGDR
- a CDS encoding SCP2 sterol-binding domain-containing protein, whose protein sequence is MANDFPSDAWTRAYKDAINSNPNYKIHGKDWTHGVVAMVVTAEPSLGIPEDIGMWLDVHGGECRDCRLVSREEAEKASFVIVAPYARWKEVIKGEIDPIKAMMQFKLKLTKGHMPTIVKYVHSSRELVNSTAKVPTKFRDEA
- a CDS encoding response regulator, with amino-acid sequence MTVQTPLVLVADDEPSMLELVARHLRTMKDPSIEVIEASDGEQAWSLAQEHLPDLVVLDVMMPGMSGWEVCRKIREEVALAHTGVLMLTGIGENLNQLTSPLYGADAYIDKPFDFGELDDKVRIALEAREAQREGISRPPLNGVAGAARPARIAKAAAKKKTAPKAKKKAAKKPAPKKVTPKKVVAQKAAPKKAAPKKAAVKKAAPKKKATAPKKIAAKAAKAVKNGAAKKNGASHRKAPPKPSKAPKVVAPPKAGAGAKASGKKAPARGKARATR
- a CDS encoding NAD-dependent epimerase/dehydratase family protein; this translates as MSNDVHVILGAGQIGSRLAEVLLAKGHRVRLVRKGPARTTRPNLEYLSGDITDLGFAERAARNAAVVYDCMNPPYHMWPELLLPIARGALHGAEKAGAKLVALDCLYMYGRPVGAMHEDSVIAPCSKKGALRVRLAELRMEAHRQGRVPVAVGRASDFFGSDLPYSLWNPRFFERVFAGRAAECMGDPDMLHAYTYAPDIARALATLGERDEAMGRIWILPTHAAESTRALVQRLGRALHLDGIQVTRVPKWLVRAMGVFNPFMREVVEMMYQWEVPFTVDDSRFRETFGYGPTPLDEAVAEVASWALTRRASFAPSRSLLA
- a CDS encoding LysR family transcriptional regulator, with translation MGAKKQDRAQWHDPRWEDVRIFLSAYRHRSLGAAATRLDLDTSTVSRRLTALEEALGVRLFERTREGLVPARGAERVLSAAEAMEAAHGRLTRDASDLEAEAEGVVRLSAAPGMADAFVAPALVRLRAKHPKIDIELDASVRPLDLTRHEADLALRSTRPHGAELVVTKICTAGWVAAAAPALVKRLGRLASWNDAPWIAWDRDLASFPPARWLAQHAPKARIALRTSQFTSQLVAAESGLGVALVPVPYMPTRVLRPVLYDESLAPSAEAWPTDDLWLVGHRALRDVPRIAAVWTFLNEEMRRLAQPE